A window from Candidatus Nitrosotenuis uzonensis encodes these proteins:
- a CDS encoding type II/IV secretion system ATPase subunit, whose translation MKSSKFPHSNYLIRIRKTNPINFSKFIVDKKQTKLQEAVRPEIDSSVKLDSDIIPKFKTLNKISFEDAEIYSGLIKDSTSKNGFRYVIIEPQMSKTDETNFKVIKKLLISELDISLNHIKTKKEAARELKSKILHLIRKYNIEIPTRNLSKITYYAVRDFVYLGKIEPLMRDHMIEEISCDGTGIPLYVWHREFESVPTNIVYESEDELNNFVQKMSYIGGKHASLANPIVDASLPDGSRINLTLGSEITKRGSTFTIRRFRADPITIVDLIKFRTISVYEAAYLWYAVENNSTMLVAGGTASGKTTQLNSLSSFIRPGQKIVSIEDTHELNLLHENWIPAVSRQNFTDGQIGEITQYDLLRAALRQRPDIIIVGETRGREAYTLFQAMATGHGGFSSIHADSVEATLTRLTSSPMDVPRTLIANTLDIITLQLKMRVGDKSVRRVIQISEIAGIDNKTGEIKTHEVFKWNPHEDKHEFAGNSIVMNKIKEKTGTSDDQITYELKKRKTALEWLVENNVRSHKDVIKNILEFYSNSDRFYEKKRLIIEEC comes from the coding sequence GTGAAAAGCAGCAAATTTCCACATAGTAACTATTTGATACGAATAAGAAAAACAAACCCGATTAATTTTTCAAAATTCATAGTAGATAAAAAACAGACAAAGCTCCAAGAAGCTGTAAGGCCAGAGATTGACAGTTCTGTCAAGCTTGACAGCGACATAATTCCAAAATTCAAAACGCTTAACAAAATAAGCTTTGAGGATGCAGAGATTTATTCTGGTCTGATCAAGGATTCCACATCAAAGAACGGTTTTAGATACGTAATCATCGAGCCGCAGATGAGCAAAACTGATGAGACCAACTTTAAGGTAATAAAAAAACTACTCATATCAGAGCTGGACATATCGCTTAATCACATAAAAACAAAAAAAGAAGCTGCGCGTGAGCTCAAAAGTAAGATTCTTCACCTTATAAGAAAATACAATATTGAAATCCCCACAAGGAATCTCTCCAAGATCACATATTATGCAGTTCGAGATTTTGTCTATCTTGGCAAAATAGAGCCATTAATGCGAGACCACATGATAGAAGAGATTAGTTGTGATGGCACCGGCATACCACTTTATGTATGGCACCGCGAATTCGAATCTGTTCCAACAAACATAGTATACGAAAGTGAAGACGAGCTTAACAATTTTGTCCAAAAGATGTCCTATATTGGAGGCAAGCACGCCTCGCTTGCAAACCCAATAGTTGACGCATCGCTGCCCGATGGCAGTAGGATAAACCTGACGCTTGGAAGCGAGATTACAAAAAGAGGAAGCACCTTTACAATCAGGCGTTTTAGGGCAGATCCAATCACAATAGTGGATTTGATAAAATTTAGAACCATCTCAGTATACGAGGCAGCATACCTTTGGTATGCGGTGGAGAACAATTCCACCATGCTGGTCGCAGGCGGTACTGCAAGCGGCAAGACAACGCAACTGAATTCATTGTCCTCGTTCATAAGACCAGGACAGAAAATAGTGAGCATAGAAGATACGCACGAATTAAATCTATTGCATGAGAATTGGATACCTGCAGTATCACGCCAAAATTTTACTGACGGCCAGATAGGTGAGATAACCCAGTATGATTTACTCAGGGCGGCTCTCAGGCAACGACCAGATATCATTATAGTTGGAGAGACAAGAGGAAGGGAAGCATACACACTGTTTCAGGCAATGGCAACTGGGCATGGAGGATTCTCGTCCATACACGCAGATTCTGTTGAGGCCACACTCACGAGGCTGACATCATCTCCAATGGACGTTCCAAGAACTTTGATTGCAAACACGCTTGACATAATCACATTACAGCTAAAAATGCGAGTAGGCGACAAATCTGTAAGAAGAGTCATTCAGATATCAGAGATCGCAGGCATCGATAACAAGACTGGCGAAATAAAAACTCACGAGGTCTTCAAGTGGAATCCTCATGAGGACAAACATGAATTTGCAGGCAACAGTATTGTGATGAACAAGATCAAGGAAAAAACGGGCACGTCCGATGATCAGATAACATACGAGCTGAAAAAACGCAAGACGGCACTAGAATGGCTCGTAGAAAACAACGTACGCAGTCACAAGGACGTAATTAAAAACATCCTAGAGTTTTATTCCAATTCAGACAGATTTTACGAAAAAAAGAGGCTGATCATAGAAGAATGTTAG
- a CDS encoding type II secretion system F family protein, which translates to MLKSKQYEKSHQPSGFQVFSYRLLNRHIGFLYTRLTDLRDNIRQAMMPIPYEVYVASMVLSSMIAMITGIVVAVIALSYFNVDTPVTLLLGAMAGLVLSVMVFFGMQAVPVLNSKNRSAKLSEEIPHYIGYMATLCASGLSLEGVFKSIAKESSDEEIVKDSKFVTRNVEILGMDILTAINDLIKRTPKGPYSELLEGAIITFKSGGNLREYFLATAKVHLEEKKLNVKRSTESLGILAEMYTILLIVFPLMAVIMLSIMAIMNPNLGGFDLLTLMNMLTYVMVPLFGIVLLILMNSMVPKR; encoded by the coding sequence ATGCTCAAAAGCAAACAATATGAGAAAAGTCACCAGCCATCCGGCTTTCAAGTGTTCAGCTACAGATTGCTCAACCGCCACATAGGTTTTCTCTACACTAGGTTGACTGACCTTAGAGACAACATAAGACAGGCAATGATGCCCATTCCATACGAAGTATACGTTGCAAGCATGGTGCTCTCCAGCATGATTGCTATGATAACAGGAATCGTGGTTGCTGTGATTGCGCTTTCATACTTTAATGTTGACACTCCTGTCACGTTGCTTCTTGGGGCAATGGCAGGCCTTGTCTTATCAGTAATGGTTTTTTTTGGTATGCAGGCAGTGCCCGTACTCAATTCCAAGAACAGATCAGCCAAATTATCAGAGGAGATTCCACATTATATTGGATACATGGCCACTCTTTGTGCAAGCGGACTTTCGCTTGAAGGTGTCTTCAAGTCTATTGCAAAGGAAAGCTCGGACGAGGAGATAGTCAAGGATTCCAAGTTTGTAACACGCAACGTAGAGATACTTGGAATGGATATACTCACCGCGATAAATGACCTGATAAAGCGAACACCCAAAGGACCATATTCGGAGTTATTAGAGGGAGCAATAATCACATTCAAGTCGGGCGGGAACTTGCGCGAGTATTTTCTTGCAACTGCCAAAGTTCATCTTGAGGAAAAAAAGCTTAACGTAAAAAGGTCAACAGAATCACTTGGTATTCTTGCCGAGATGTATACGATTTTGCTCATCGTATTCCCCCTTATGGCAGTAATCATGCTTTCAATTATGGCAATAATGAATCCAAATCTTGGTGGCTTTGACCTTCTTACTTTGATGAACATGCTCACATACGTGATGGTTCCGTTGTTTGGCATAGTGCTTCTGATTTTGATGAACTCGATGGTTCCAAAGAGGTAG
- a CDS encoding type II secretion system F family protein yields MSKTIESEVRMPSIPLRKKEKFKVAVISSVASIFVISFSFYLSDSIEGMTRDIGIIFGVLAAVIPLTLLQLKEVQRKESIDRHLPLFLLSLVSSIQSGSNLIQAIQITPERNMGSLGPLLRNLKANISWGMPITEAFSNFEKLSGTRMAKRVIVLLEIAYRNGGNISENLETIQKYVTELRNLEKERKSALQPYTYTIYIAYAVFIAITVILSSQFFTQIEAVKVLLQENNVPATGNVFAALSGVKIEELDSILFNMAVIESIFGGLAAGKIGTGSYVSGIKHVVIMIVIAVIAFNAF; encoded by the coding sequence ATGTCAAAGACAATAGAATCCGAGGTAAGAATGCCAAGCATACCTCTAAGAAAGAAAGAAAAATTCAAGGTCGCAGTAATCTCTTCCGTTGCCAGCATATTTGTGATATCATTTAGCTTTTATCTTTCCGATTCCATTGAAGGAATGACACGTGACATCGGCATAATTTTCGGCGTTCTTGCCGCAGTAATACCGCTCACATTATTACAGCTAAAAGAAGTACAGAGAAAAGAAAGCATAGATAGGCACCTGCCGCTTTTTCTTCTCTCCCTTGTGAGCTCGATTCAGAGTGGCTCAAATCTTATTCAGGCAATTCAAATCACACCAGAACGCAACATGGGCAGTCTTGGCCCACTTTTAAGAAATCTGAAGGCAAACATCAGCTGGGGCATGCCCATAACGGAGGCGTTTTCAAACTTTGAAAAGCTTTCAGGAACCAGAATGGCAAAAAGGGTCATCGTGTTACTTGAGATCGCCTACAGGAACGGTGGTAACATTTCAGAAAACCTAGAAACTATTCAAAAATACGTAACAGAGCTAAGAAATCTTGAAAAGGAGCGCAAGTCCGCCCTCCAGCCTTACACATACACAATATACATAGCATATGCAGTCTTTATCGCAATAACCGTAATTCTGTCCTCACAGTTCTTCACGCAGATAGAGGCAGTCAAGGTACTCTTGCAGGAAAATAACGTTCCTGCAACCGGCAACGTGTTTGCCGCCTTGTCCGGAGTAAAGATAGAGGAGCTTGATTCCATATTGTTTAACATGGCAGTAATCGAATCGATCTTTGGAGGTCTTGCTGCAGGAAAGATCGGCACAGGTTCCTATGTTTCTGGAATAAAACACGTGGTAATAATGATCGTCATTGCGGTCATAGCATTCAACGCGTTTTAG
- a CDS encoding TrmB family transcriptional regulator, with product MSFLNSSSESFSELITHEISSEVTGKMSVRKKQRISLIHNKGIDSMDTEDPQSIEEFSKIQTPYYEELSSQLSSILGLDELETRIYLNLLRTGPITASALSKEMNVDRAKTYRMVDKLSSIGIVSISFSSPKLCVATDPDEILSITLKKKEEEISKIKKDGKNIIEKIKSVSSNESKSTMPTFRIIQGIENITSQIERMLETTTDIVYFVTSLDDVSKLYHSEIPEKIRMVEKAGGRVRLIIDEASPKMLPFVKRFSASEVRIGKLPSKGRIVVSRSCPITGKLLMSDSAVKGTLHENVDAECALFTNSEEMTNNIFTLCTFIWKGATPVNI from the coding sequence ATGTCATTCTTAAATTCATCGTCGGAATCCTTCTCGGAGTTAATTACCCATGAGATATCAAGCGAGGTTACGGGGAAAATGTCTGTTCGAAAAAAACAGAGAATATCGTTAATACACAACAAGGGGATCGACTCTATGGACACGGAGGACCCCCAGAGCATAGAGGAGTTTAGTAAAATACAAACTCCATACTATGAGGAACTTTCTTCTCAGCTTTCATCCATACTGGGACTAGACGAACTTGAAACTAGGATTTACCTAAATCTTTTGAGAACCGGACCTATCACAGCTAGCGCATTATCAAAAGAGATGAATGTCGACAGGGCAAAAACATACAGAATGGTAGACAAACTCTCAAGCATCGGAATAGTTTCTATTTCATTCTCATCACCAAAGCTTTGCGTCGCAACGGATCCAGATGAAATACTCTCCATCACACTAAAGAAAAAAGAAGAGGAAATATCAAAGATAAAAAAAGATGGCAAAAACATCATCGAGAAGATCAAAAGCGTCAGCTCAAACGAATCCAAGTCAACTATGCCAACGTTTCGGATAATACAAGGAATTGAAAACATAACATCCCAGATAGAAAGAATGCTAGAAACTACAACTGATATTGTTTACTTTGTCACATCACTTGATGACGTATCAAAGTTGTATCATTCTGAGATTCCAGAGAAAATACGAATGGTGGAAAAAGCAGGAGGTAGGGTTCGCCTCATAATAGATGAGGCATCTCCGAAGATGCTACCATTTGTTAAAAGATTCTCTGCAAGCGAGGTAAGAATAGGAAAGCTTCCTTCAAAGGGAAGAATAGTGGTATCAAGAAGCTGTCCAATAACAGGAAAGCTGCTCATGTCAGATTCTGCAGTAAAGGGAACACTTCATGAGAATGTTGATGCCGAATGCGCACTGTTTACAAACTCTGAAGAAATGACAAATAACATTTTTACGCTATGCACTTTTATCTGGAAGGGTGCTACACCAGTAAATATCTGA
- the tpiA gene encoding triose-phosphate isomerase — MFVINYKNYEEISGSKAAKLAQIADKIAKKHRLKIAVAPPHHLLGTICRYSGPILAQHVDNAKTGSTTGFVVPELLKKSKISGSLINHSEHRIAPKDIAGLVSKLNDLGMISIVCVKNVAEAAKYSKLGPTYIAIEPPELIGSGKAVSTERPELITKAVNAVRAARNKTKLLCGAGIVSGQDVRKAMELGSDGILVASGIIKAKSWNKIINEFASAMRPI; from the coding sequence TTGTTTGTAATAAATTACAAAAACTATGAAGAGATATCAGGCTCAAAGGCAGCCAAGCTCGCCCAGATAGCAGACAAGATTGCAAAAAAACACCGTCTCAAAATAGCAGTAGCACCACCTCACCATCTTTTGGGCACGATTTGCAGATATTCAGGCCCAATTCTTGCCCAGCATGTAGACAATGCAAAGACAGGCAGCACTACAGGGTTTGTAGTACCAGAGCTTTTAAAAAAATCAAAAATCAGCGGCTCGCTGATAAATCACAGTGAGCATAGAATCGCACCAAAAGACATCGCAGGACTGGTGTCAAAGCTGAACGATCTTGGAATGATATCTATTGTATGCGTCAAAAATGTCGCTGAGGCTGCAAAATACTCAAAGCTAGGCCCTACATACATTGCAATAGAGCCACCAGAGCTAATAGGCTCCGGCAAAGCAGTTTCAACTGAAAGGCCAGAGCTAATAACAAAGGCCGTAAATGCCGTCAGAGCTGCAAGAAACAAGACAAAATTGCTGTGCGGAGCAGGTATAGTAAGTGGCCAAGACGTAAGAAAAGCAATGGAGCTTGGCTCAGATGGAATACTTGTAGCATCTGGAATAATAAAGGCAAAGAGCTGGAATAAGATAATCAACGAGTTTGCAAGTGCGATGAGGCCTATCTGA
- the ppdK gene encoding pyruvate, phosphate dikinase — protein sequence MKMVYSFDEGDGKNRKLLGGKGAGLCEMTQLKLPVPPGFTITTEVCKAYYQNNKNLPKTLWPEVKKNIAKLERKTGKKWNSKENPLLVSVRSGAAISMPGMMDTILNLGLNDTTVEALAKKTSNPRFAWDSYRRFVQLFGKVVFGVNDKKFDVILENAKNKQGVHLDSDLNEQSLREVVSQYKDICQKHMGQPFPSNPDDQLLLAIKAVFNSWMGERAVVYREKNHVTKDIADGTAVNVVTMVFGNMGNDSATGVVFTRNPGDGTNKIFGEYLVNAQGEDVVAGVRTPKPVDEMKNEMPKSYELLLKTCRNLERHYKEPQDIEFTVERGKFYLLQTRSAKMNAAGMIKTSVDMVKEKLITKDRALLRLQADQLEQLLHKTIDYEKAKDSKKAAKGIAASPGAASGVAVFDVKQAVAMGENGAKVILVREETKPEDVPAFFASVGILTSRGGKTSHAAVVARGMGKPCIVGCSELKINQDAKMATVGDITIRQGDQITIDGSQGDVYLGDIPTIEPQITDNFKTILEWAKKAKKIGIRANADTPDAAQLARRYGAEGIGLCRTERMFNASDRLGLFVKLIMAKSVDERKQHLEKLQELQKSDFIQILKAMEGYKVTIRLLDPPLHEFLPNPEELINKIHKLEKQGNAQEIEELKVILARAKELAEINPMMGHRGVRVGITYPEIYEMQIRAVFEAGAELAKQKINAYPQIMIPQVGSITELNHIRQIYEKVKAEVESKYGLKLKINFGTMLEVVRACLTSGELASTAEFFSFGTNDLTQAVFSYSREDVEGKFLPEYMEKEILERNPFQTVDVNGVGSLVKIAISNGRALKPGLEIGVCGEHGGDPNSIKFFHGAGVSYVSASPHRIPIAIVAAAQAAILNKSKPKIKAKKSHK from the coding sequence ATGAAAATGGTATACTCTTTTGACGAAGGAGACGGTAAAAATAGAAAACTGCTAGGCGGAAAGGGTGCTGGTTTGTGCGAAATGACACAGTTAAAGCTGCCAGTACCACCAGGATTCACTATTACGACTGAAGTTTGTAAAGCATATTATCAGAATAACAAAAACCTTCCAAAGACACTATGGCCAGAAGTCAAAAAAAACATAGCAAAGCTTGAAAGAAAGACTGGAAAGAAATGGAACTCGAAGGAAAACCCGCTGCTTGTGTCGGTGCGTTCTGGCGCAGCAATCTCAATGCCAGGTATGATGGACACCATACTTAATCTGGGACTCAACGATACTACAGTGGAAGCGCTGGCAAAAAAAACTAGCAATCCAAGATTTGCATGGGATTCTTATCGCAGATTTGTTCAGTTATTTGGAAAAGTGGTCTTTGGTGTCAACGATAAAAAATTTGACGTGATTTTGGAAAATGCAAAAAACAAGCAAGGAGTTCACCTTGACAGCGATTTGAATGAACAATCCTTAAGAGAAGTAGTATCACAGTACAAAGATATTTGTCAGAAACATATGGGCCAGCCGTTCCCATCAAATCCAGACGACCAGCTTTTGCTTGCAATAAAGGCAGTGTTTAACAGCTGGATGGGCGAGCGCGCAGTAGTGTATAGAGAGAAAAACCATGTCACAAAAGACATTGCAGATGGCACGGCTGTGAATGTGGTAACAATGGTGTTTGGCAACATGGGCAATGATAGTGCCACAGGTGTGGTGTTTACGCGAAATCCCGGAGATGGTACCAATAAGATCTTTGGAGAGTATCTTGTAAACGCCCAAGGTGAAGATGTTGTTGCAGGCGTAAGAACACCCAAACCGGTAGATGAGATGAAAAATGAGATGCCAAAAAGCTATGAATTGCTACTGAAAACTTGCAGAAACCTTGAAAGACACTACAAAGAACCGCAAGACATCGAGTTCACCGTAGAGAGAGGAAAGTTCTACCTTCTGCAGACAAGGTCGGCAAAAATGAATGCAGCCGGAATGATAAAGACGTCAGTTGATATGGTAAAGGAAAAATTAATCACAAAGGATAGGGCGCTTCTCAGACTACAGGCAGACCAGCTGGAACAGTTACTACACAAGACGATAGACTATGAAAAAGCCAAAGATAGTAAAAAAGCGGCAAAAGGAATCGCTGCCTCGCCAGGAGCTGCAAGTGGAGTTGCAGTATTTGACGTAAAACAAGCAGTAGCCATGGGAGAGAACGGCGCCAAGGTCATACTGGTGAGAGAGGAGACAAAACCTGAAGATGTGCCTGCATTCTTTGCATCAGTTGGGATTCTGACAAGCAGAGGGGGCAAAACATCACATGCTGCCGTAGTTGCAAGAGGAATGGGCAAGCCATGCATAGTTGGATGTTCCGAGCTAAAAATCAATCAGGACGCAAAGATGGCAACAGTAGGCGATATAACAATAAGACAGGGGGATCAAATCACCATCGACGGAAGTCAGGGCGACGTGTATCTGGGTGATATTCCCACAATTGAGCCGCAAATTACTGATAACTTTAAGACTATACTAGAATGGGCCAAAAAAGCAAAAAAGATTGGAATTAGGGCAAACGCTGACACACCTGATGCAGCTCAGCTTGCAAGAAGATATGGTGCAGAAGGCATAGGCCTGTGCAGAACCGAGAGAATGTTCAATGCATCAGACAGGCTTGGTTTGTTTGTCAAACTAATCATGGCAAAATCAGTCGATGAAAGAAAACAACACCTTGAAAAGCTTCAAGAATTGCAAAAAAGCGACTTTATTCAGATATTGAAGGCAATGGAAGGATACAAGGTCACAATACGATTGCTAGATCCGCCACTGCACGAATTCCTGCCAAACCCAGAGGAGCTAATCAATAAAATACACAAGCTCGAAAAACAAGGAAATGCTCAAGAAATAGAAGAACTCAAAGTAATTCTCGCAAGAGCAAAGGAGCTTGCAGAAATCAATCCCATGATGGGACATCGTGGAGTCAGGGTCGGCATCACATATCCTGAAATCTATGAAATGCAGATAAGAGCAGTCTTTGAGGCAGGAGCTGAGCTTGCAAAACAAAAAATAAATGCATATCCACAGATAATGATACCGCAAGTAGGAAGTATTACAGAACTAAACCACATAAGGCAAATCTATGAGAAGGTCAAGGCAGAAGTAGAATCAAAATACGGCCTGAAATTGAAGATAAATTTTGGAACCATGCTGGAAGTAGTACGTGCCTGCCTGACATCAGGCGAGCTTGCAAGCACTGCCGAGTTTTTCAGTTTTGGTACAAATGATCTTACACAGGCAGTGTTTAGCTACAGCAGAGAAGATGTAGAAGGCAAATTCCTCCCAGAATACATGGAAAAAGAGATTCTTGAGAGAAATCCATTCCAGACTGTAGACGTAAATGGTGTAGGAAGTCTTGTGAAAATAGCAATTTCCAACGGCAGAGCGTTAAAACCAGGCCTTGAGATCGGCGTTTGCGGAGAGCATGGCGGAGATCCCAATTCAATAAAGTTCTTCCATGGTGCAGGCGTTTCGTATGTAAGCGCATCCCCCCACAGAATCCCGATCGCAATAGTGGCAGCAGCTCAGGCAGCTATTCTGAACAAATCAAAGCCAAAGATCAAAGCAAAAAAATCACACAAGTGA
- a CDS encoding response regulator yields MRILIAEDNKFAARQYRLLLEKNGHKVVTVENGAECVKKYKEQLKKTEFDSLDESPFDIVLLDHNMPKKTGARAAKEILEKNPRQKILFVTGYQRWALEDETDDLVDKIAVLEKPFTLSQLERKIRSLV; encoded by the coding sequence TTGAGGATTTTGATTGCCGAAGACAACAAGTTCGCCGCACGACAGTATAGGCTGCTTTTGGAGAAGAATGGTCACAAAGTGGTAACTGTAGAGAATGGAGCAGAGTGCGTGAAAAAATACAAGGAACAGCTCAAAAAAACAGAGTTTGACTCACTTGACGAGTCGCCATTTGACATAGTTTTGCTTGATCATAACATGCCAAAGAAGACTGGTGCCAGAGCGGCAAAAGAGATCTTGGAGAAAAATCCACGACAAAAGATACTTTTCGTAACCGGCTACCAAAGGTGGGCACTAGAAGATGAAACAGATGATCTGGTGGACAAGATAGCTGTCTTGGAAAAACCATTCACTTTATCGCAACTGGAACGAAAGATACGCTCACTTGTGTGA
- a CDS encoding pyridoxal phosphate-dependent aminotransferase has translation MVKFVIDQQVEDIEMPENLKLNTFLKEFHSDCSHKECDFGYYGFAFGQSPFPVPKIMQDALAKNADKGQYAESSGIPELKKAISDYNKRYFRLDVEPKDICVGPGTKELIYNLLELFHGTVILPTPAWLGYLPQIRFLRKNFHMLPSARKINPKDLEHLILRLHDRQKILILNNPNNPTGLLYSRLELEEIADVCRTYDVLVISDEIYAMTTYNISEFVSMAEIYPEGTFVTNGISKSHSAGGYRLGYVIFPKNTSEILQNFKKILATEYTATSTPIQHAAIAAFEESSEIDEYLSVTRAIHQIMGEYTYNTLLEVDGIKATKPEATFYLLANFNHFVPDFNTKKIYNSQQFSESLIVHPYHTAIVAGDSMVLERTDFSARLAFVDYNGAQAMQNYIASKPSTTSEKLEFVRQNAPRLVAGLNMLQRYILDLKKDAASIIAQKQSSHAQ, from the coding sequence ATGGTCAAATTTGTAATCGACCAACAGGTCGAAGATATCGAAATGCCTGAAAACCTAAAGCTAAACACGTTTTTAAAAGAATTCCATTCGGACTGTTCGCATAAAGAATGCGATTTTGGTTACTATGGATTTGCATTTGGTCAGTCTCCGTTCCCGGTGCCGAAAATAATGCAGGATGCGCTTGCAAAAAACGCCGACAAGGGCCAGTATGCTGAGTCTTCTGGCATACCGGAGCTAAAAAAAGCAATTTCAGATTACAACAAAAGATATTTCAGGCTTGATGTGGAACCAAAGGACATCTGTGTTGGACCCGGCACAAAAGAGCTAATCTACAATTTGCTCGAATTGTTCCATGGCACAGTAATACTGCCGACGCCTGCATGGCTTGGATACTTGCCACAAATTCGATTTCTGAGAAAAAACTTTCACATGTTACCATCTGCCAGAAAGATAAATCCAAAGGATCTTGAACACCTTATACTGCGTTTACACGACAGGCAAAAGATACTGATTTTGAACAATCCCAATAATCCTACAGGATTGTTGTATTCGCGACTTGAGCTTGAAGAAATTGCCGATGTCTGCAGAACGTATGATGTCTTGGTAATATCAGATGAGATCTATGCTATGACGACCTATAACATATCTGAATTTGTCAGCATGGCCGAGATCTATCCGGAAGGAACGTTTGTTACAAACGGAATATCAAAATCGCATTCTGCTGGAGGATATCGTCTTGGCTACGTTATTTTTCCAAAAAATACCTCTGAAATACTCCAAAACTTCAAAAAAATACTTGCAACAGAGTATACTGCCACATCCACTCCAATACAGCATGCTGCCATAGCCGCCTTTGAAGAAAGCAGTGAGATCGACGAATATCTGAGTGTTACAAGGGCAATTCACCAAATCATGGGCGAGTATACATACAACACGTTACTTGAAGTTGATGGCATAAAGGCAACAAAGCCGGAGGCTACATTTTACCTTCTTGCAAACTTTAACCATTTTGTACCTGACTTTAACACAAAAAAGATCTACAATTCGCAACAGTTTTCAGAATCGCTGATAGTACATCCGTATCATACTGCCATTGTTGCAGGAGATAGCATGGTGCTGGAAAGAACTGACTTTAGCGCCAGACTTGCATTTGTTGATTATAACGGGGCACAAGCAATGCAAAACTACATTGCAAGCAAACCTAGCACGACATCTGAAAAATTAGAGTTTGTCAGACAGAATGCACCAAGGCTAGTGGCTGGCCTAAACATGCTTCAGCGGTATATTCTTGACCTGAAAAAAGACGCAGCATCAATAATAGCACAGAAACAAAGCTCACACGCTCAATAA